The sequence GGTACTGCGGGATGGCCAGATTAAAGAATCGGGCACCCATGAATCGCTGTTGGAGCTCAGACAGGAATATTATGAATTGGTGAAAAATCAATTAGAACTTGGTAATTAACACGGCATGAAAAATCAGGATGCAAATTTATATTCAGAAGAAATGAATGAAATAGTAGGGCAAATCCCTCCTTTTCTAATGAAATACGGCATTTTCATATTTATTGCTATTCTGCTCTTAATAGGGGGAGTGAGCTGGGTAGTCAGGTATCCGGAAATTGTGGCTGGCAAAGGAACCATATATGCGATGAACGCACCTAAGACAGTGAGCCCAAAACAGGGTGGACAAATAGCCCGTTTATTGGTACAGGAAGGTGATACGGTCAATCCGGAACAAACGCTGGCCATCATGAAATCCATAGCAGAATATGAAGAAGTGGAAAAATTATCGTCTCACGTAAAGCAATGGTATGAAGCTGCCCAAAATGAAGAGTGGAGTAAAATCAATGTAGTACCATCTGATTATAAAAATATCGGCGAATTACAAACGGCCTTTCAATCTTTTTATTTGAACTATGTACAGGCCAGGAATTTTATATTCAATGGTAACTATGTTGCGAAGAAAAATATGTTGCTCAGAAGTATTCTTTACAATGATTCTCTGAAGCACAATCTGTTGAAGCAAAAGAGCATTTATGAAAATGACTACCAGCTGTCTGACAGCGATTTTAAAGCACAGCAATATTTATATAAAGAGCGGGTCATTGCTAAATCAGAGTTTACAGCACAGGAAAGCAAGCTACTAGCGAAAAAAGTACCGTTGGAAAATGTAGAATCAAATATCCTGAATAACAGAATCACGATG is a genomic window of Chitinophaga sp. LS1 containing:
- a CDS encoding HlyD family secretion protein codes for the protein MKYGIFIFIAILLLIGGVSWVVRYPEIVAGKGTIYAMNAPKTVSPKQGGQIARLLVQEGDTVNPEQTLAIMKSIAEYEEVEKLSSHVKQWYEAAQNEEWSKINVVPSDYKNIGELQTAFQSFYLNYVQARNFIFNGNYVAKKNMLLRSILYNDSLKHNLLKQKSIYENDYQLSDSDFKAQQYLYKERVIAKSEFTAQESKLLAKKVPLENVESNILNNRITMISKEQERMDLDDRYNQYSLSFNQALNNLWFAIGQWKQQYILSAPAGGRVVFQEMIQEGQEVDAGKALFYIESLDQNCFAQVKVPQSNFGKLQLNQPVRLALPSYPSEEYGRLSGKVTYISRMPDKDMNYMVKVFLTDGLVSDRGFHLAFSNELQADAEIVTGKERIINKLMAAMNSGYKK